The Phormidium sp. PBR-2020 DNA segment CGGCGTTTCCACCACCTACCTCGGCAACTACAGCGCCTACCTACAACAGAAAGCCGAAAACCTCAACACCCTACAATCGACCTACGAGCGTCAACAAAAAGAAATCGGAAAACAACAGGCCTATATCGAACGCTTCCGCGCCAGTGCCACCCGCAGCACCCAGGCCAAAAGTCGGGAAAAACAACTGGACAAAGTCGAACGAATCGATGCCCCTGTCGGCCGGGTCAAAACCCTGAAATTCCAGTTTCCCGAAGCCCCCCGCAGCGGTCGAGATGTGGTCACCATCGAAGACTTGAGCTATAGCTATGACGGTGAAGATTTACTGTTCCTCGGTGCTAATTTAGAGATTGAACGGGGCGATCGCATTGCCTTCCTCGGTCCCAACGGCTCGGGTAAATCAACCCTATTGCGTCTCATCATGGGCATTGAACAGCCCATTGACGGCACGGTTAGCCTTGGCAAACATAATGTCATCCCCGGCTACTTTGAACAAAACCAAGCCGAAGCCCTCGACCTCAATCGTAAAGTGATTGACATCATTCACGATGAGGTTCCCACTTGGAAAAACGAAGAAGTTCGCACCCTTCTGGGTCAATTTCTCTTTAGTGGAGAAACTGTCTTTAAACCCGTATCCGCCCTCAGCGGAGGAGAAAAAGCTCGCCTTGCCCTAGCTAAAATGTTGCTGCGTCCTGTCAACCTCATGGTGTTAGACGAGCCAACCAATCACTTGGACATTCCCGCCAAAGAGATGCTGGAAAATGCCTTGATTGACTACGATGGAACCGTACTTATTGTTTCGCACGATCGCTACTTCATCTCTCAAGTTGCCAACAAAATTGTCGAAGTTCACAATGGGGAACTGTTGATGTATAACGGCGATTATGACTATTACCTAGAGAAAAAAGAAGAAGCCCATCGCAAAGCCGACTTAGAAGCTAAACGGCTAGAGCAAGAACGCAAAGAAAAAGCTAAGCGGGAGAAAAAGAAACAAAAGCAGCGGGAGAAAAAATTGGCTAAACTCAAATAAATTCTGAGAGTGCCGTAATTTAAAGCCCCCCAACGAACCCTGAGGCTAACTATTA contains these protein-coding regions:
- a CDS encoding ATP-binding cassette domain-containing protein, coding for MLRLENIKKIYPGGIEVLKNVTWEVKPGDRIGLVGANGAGKSTQLRIVAGEIEPTAGEVVRPASLKIAYLTQEFEVEPSRTVRAEFWTVFEEANAVQHQLHEVTEAMGTADPDELEQLIHDLDRLQRQFEGLDGYSLEAQIEKILPEVGFDPSDGDRLVSDFSGGWQMRMSLGKILLQDPDLLLLDEPTNHLDLETIEWLETYLKGINTPMVIVSHDRQFLDRLCTQIVETERGVSTTYLGNYSAYLQQKAENLNTLQSTYERQQKEIGKQQAYIERFRASATRSTQAKSREKQLDKVERIDAPVGRVKTLKFQFPEAPRSGRDVVTIEDLSYSYDGEDLLFLGANLEIERGDRIAFLGPNGSGKSTLLRLIMGIEQPIDGTVSLGKHNVIPGYFEQNQAEALDLNRKVIDIIHDEVPTWKNEEVRTLLGQFLFSGETVFKPVSALSGGEKARLALAKMLLRPVNLMVLDEPTNHLDIPAKEMLENALIDYDGTVLIVSHDRYFISQVANKIVEVHNGELLMYNGDYDYYLEKKEEAHRKADLEAKRLEQERKEKAKREKKKQKQREKKLAKLK